One part of the Schistocerca piceifrons isolate TAMUIC-IGC-003096 chromosome 2, iqSchPice1.1, whole genome shotgun sequence genome encodes these proteins:
- the LOC124777858 gene encoding greglin-like, producing MRLALFCVAALGLLSASSADRSEEWGAASAEPTEEPCPDTCPSVQRPVCAESGWPRDTIWFTNSCFKRMCECRMGKPLTVREKSVCRQRDAQWDLCPMYPPVIPPRSLSWKHKLVERQESSDEANSSE from the exons CCCTGGGACTGCTGTCCGCCTCCAGTGCAGACCGCAGCGAGGAGTGGGGCGCTGCCAGCGCGGAGCCCACGGAGGAGCCGTGTCCAGACACCTGCCCCTCTGTCCAGCGGCCCGTCTGCGCGGAGAGCGGCTGGCCGCGTGACACCATCTGGTTCACCAACTCCTGCTTCAAGCGCATGTGCGAGTGCCGTATGGGAAAGC CGCTGACCGTACGGGAGAAGAGCGTGTGCCGCCAGCGGGACGCGCAGTGGGACCTGTGCCCCATGTACCCTCCAGTCATCCCGCCCCGCTCCCTCAGCTGGAAACATAAGTTGGTGGAGCGACAGGAAAGCAGCGACGAAGCCAACTCGTCAGAGTAG